The Blastopirellula marina genome has a window encoding:
- a CDS encoding TIGR01457 family HAD-type hydrolase has protein sequence MSNKGFLIDMDGVMYRGGQMIPGADAFIRQLREDGTPFLFLTNNSQRTRRDVVTKLARMGIDVEEQQVFTCAMATARFLASQKPNGTAYVLGEGGLLNALHQNGYSVVDHDPDFVVVGEGRTLNWDMVETATQMILDGAKLIATNDDPNCPTSRGTRPGAGATIAFLEKATGRKALSIGKPSPLMMRMARKEIGLETSDTVMIGDTMETDILGGVQMGYQTILVLSGGTRLEDIPKHPYQPDLIIDSVAELVRKKEERVVLRTPVMVPDDSANEFVASLRR, from the coding sequence ATGAGTAATAAGGGATTCTTGATCGACATGGATGGAGTCATGTACCGCGGCGGACAGATGATCCCCGGTGCGGATGCATTCATTCGACAGCTACGAGAAGACGGTACACCATTTCTCTTCTTGACCAACAACAGTCAGCGGACGCGACGCGACGTGGTGACCAAGTTGGCCCGCATGGGGATCGACGTAGAAGAGCAACAGGTCTTTACCTGTGCGATGGCTACGGCTCGGTTTCTGGCCAGCCAAAAACCCAACGGCACGGCATATGTACTTGGGGAAGGCGGCCTATTGAACGCGCTTCACCAGAATGGATATTCCGTCGTCGACCATGATCCAGACTTCGTAGTTGTTGGCGAAGGCCGTACCCTGAACTGGGATATGGTTGAAACGGCAACGCAGATGATTCTGGATGGGGCCAAATTGATTGCGACCAATGACGATCCGAATTGTCCTACGTCACGTGGTACACGCCCAGGTGCCGGGGCGACGATCGCATTTCTCGAGAAGGCGACCGGACGCAAAGCGTTGAGCATTGGTAAGCCGAGCCCACTCATGATGCGAATGGCACGCAAGGAAATTGGCCTAGAGACCTCCGATACCGTGATGATTGGGGACACCATGGAGACCGACATCCTAGGTGGTGTTCAGATGGGCTACCAGACAATCCTGGTACTCTCTGGCGGAACCCGGTTGGAAGATATCCCCAAACATCCTTACCAACCAGATCTAATCATTGACTCGGTCGCCGAGTTGGTGCGAAAAAAGGAAGAACGAGTCGTCTTACGCACACCCGTTATGGTCCCGGACGATTCCGCCAACGAATTCGTGGCTTCATTGCGACGATAA
- a CDS encoding RNA polymerase sigma factor has product MDTSVSFLDSLQHTSDEEAWGRLVGMYSPLIRGWLKRFGASLDDVEDITQEVLTVVFRRFPEFRREPRAGAFRAWLRTITSNCLRDHWRKKNKQPPGIGGSDFGQVIAELQDPESGLSAQWNREHDRHVIQYLLQEVRPAFTDKTWLAFQRFALDGLSADDVSQELGISVNAVFVAKSRVLSRLRQRGLGLID; this is encoded by the coding sequence ATGGACACCTCCGTTAGCTTTCTCGACTCGCTGCAACACACCTCTGATGAAGAGGCATGGGGGCGATTGGTCGGGATGTATTCGCCACTGATCCGGGGTTGGCTCAAGCGATTTGGTGCTTCGCTGGATGACGTCGAGGACATCACACAGGAAGTTCTGACGGTCGTTTTCCGCCGCTTTCCCGAGTTCCGCCGCGAACCCCGCGCGGGAGCATTTCGTGCCTGGCTGCGAACCATTACGTCAAATTGTCTGCGAGATCACTGGCGAAAGAAGAACAAGCAGCCCCCAGGGATCGGTGGAAGTGACTTTGGCCAGGTCATTGCCGAGCTTCAAGATCCCGAAAGCGGCTTAAGCGCCCAATGGAATCGAGAGCATGACCGCCACGTGATACAATACCTGCTACAGGAAGTTCGCCCCGCGTTTACAGACAAAACGTGGTTGGCATTCCAACGTTTCGCCCTGGATGGCCTGAGTGCGGACGACGTCAGCCAAGAGCTCGGAATTTCCGTCAATGCGGTATTCGTGGCCAAGTCGCGTGTGCTTTCGCGGCTGCGTCAACGCGGACTGGGGCTCATTGATTAA
- a CDS encoding DUF5060 domain-containing protein — protein sequence MRFLLWVLIATSLWLPVQAVQAAEVSGQRMAWHKVTLTVDGPKASETDTKPNPFTDYRMTVTFMHESGKPKYAVPGYFAADGLAAETSATAGSKWRAHVSPDKPGKWTYQVSFVQGEGIAVDARQAGSPVAGADGVTGSFTVEPSDKTGRDFRSEGRLNYVGKHYLQFAGSKRYFLKAGPDAPETLLAYKDFDGTRANKKNVPLKTWQPHVRDWREGDPTWQEDKGKGLIGAINYLSGKGCNSISFLPYNAGGDGDNVWPFTSRNDKWHYDCSKLDQWQVVFDHAQAQGLYLHFKLQETEMDDDNHKGKGTVPTALDDGDLGPERKLYCREMVARFGYELAFNWNLGEENTQTPQQQRDMAAYLKEVDPYDHLIVIHTYPNQQDKVYPELLGSQSEVTGASLQNPWNQAHERTLKWVTLSQQAGRPWVVANDEQNPAELGVPPDAGYQGFDGKAGSGDKAYDRHDIRQQTLWGTLMAGGAGVEYYFGYKLPENDLLCEDFRSRDRAWDDCRIALDFFQTHPIPFWEMTNADQLIQGGPQKRTYGFAKPSEVYLVYVPTSDDIRLDLNEVKGAFTVNWFNPREGGDPQQGSVTSVEGGGWVSLGKAPSQSDQDWLVVVRR from the coding sequence ATGCGATTTCTCCTCTGGGTTCTGATCGCGACATCTCTTTGGTTGCCGGTTCAGGCTGTACAAGCTGCGGAAGTAAGTGGCCAACGGATGGCTTGGCACAAGGTCACCTTGACGGTCGACGGACCGAAAGCCAGCGAAACGGACACGAAGCCCAATCCGTTTACCGACTACCGAATGACGGTCACGTTTATGCATGAGAGTGGTAAACCGAAATATGCTGTGCCTGGATACTTTGCCGCCGATGGTCTGGCCGCGGAAACATCGGCCACGGCCGGGAGCAAGTGGCGCGCGCATGTCTCGCCTGATAAACCTGGCAAATGGACTTACCAAGTCTCTTTCGTGCAGGGTGAGGGCATCGCCGTTGATGCCAGGCAGGCAGGATCGCCGGTGGCAGGTGCCGACGGTGTGACAGGCTCCTTCACGGTTGAACCAAGTGATAAGACTGGTCGCGATTTCCGCAGCGAAGGAAGACTTAATTATGTGGGTAAGCATTACTTACAGTTCGCTGGCAGTAAGAGATATTTTCTCAAGGCTGGTCCTGATGCCCCCGAGACCTTACTGGCCTACAAGGATTTTGATGGAACGCGTGCCAACAAGAAGAATGTCCCTTTGAAGACATGGCAGCCCCACGTTCGCGATTGGCGGGAAGGTGACCCCACCTGGCAAGAGGACAAAGGGAAGGGGCTGATCGGGGCTATCAATTATCTTTCAGGCAAAGGTTGCAATTCGATTTCATTTCTGCCTTATAACGCTGGCGGAGATGGCGATAACGTTTGGCCGTTTACCAGTCGCAACGATAAGTGGCACTACGACTGCTCGAAACTCGATCAGTGGCAAGTAGTGTTCGATCATGCTCAGGCCCAAGGTTTGTATCTTCATTTCAAGCTACAAGAAACCGAAATGGACGATGACAACCACAAGGGGAAGGGGACCGTTCCCACGGCGCTCGACGATGGAGATCTCGGCCCCGAGCGAAAGCTGTATTGCCGAGAGATGGTGGCCCGCTTTGGTTACGAGTTAGCGTTCAATTGGAACCTGGGTGAAGAGAACACGCAGACACCCCAGCAGCAGCGTGATATGGCGGCGTACCTGAAAGAGGTCGACCCCTACGATCATCTGATCGTCATCCATACTTATCCGAATCAGCAGGACAAAGTTTACCCGGAACTGTTGGGTAGCCAGTCTGAGGTGACAGGTGCCTCGCTTCAGAATCCCTGGAATCAGGCCCACGAGCGAACCCTGAAATGGGTCACCCTGTCGCAGCAAGCCGGGCGTCCGTGGGTGGTCGCCAATGACGAACAAAACCCTGCCGAGTTGGGTGTGCCACCGGATGCGGGGTATCAAGGTTTCGACGGAAAGGCAGGCAGCGGCGACAAAGCCTATGACCGTCACGATATTCGTCAGCAAACCTTATGGGGAACCCTGATGGCAGGCGGGGCTGGTGTCGAATACTACTTCGGCTACAAACTGCCTGAGAATGACCTACTTTGCGAAGACTTCCGTAGTCGCGATCGCGCGTGGGATGACTGCCGCATCGCGCTCGATTTTTTCCAGACGCATCCCATTCCCTTTTGGGAAATGACAAATGCCGATCAGCTTATTCAGGGAGGCCCTCAGAAACGGACCTATGGGTTTGCCAAGCCGAGTGAAGTGTACCTGGTCTACGTTCCAACAAGTGACGACATCCGACTCGATCTGAACGAGGTGAAGGGAGCGTTTACGGTCAACTGGTTCAACCCTCGGGAAGGTGGCGATCCTCAACAAGGAAGTGTCACCTCCGTCGAAGGAGGTGGTTGGGTTTCACTGGGTAAGGCTCCAAGCCAGTCGGATCAAGACTGGCTCGTTGTGGTTCGCCGATAA
- a CDS encoding PQQ-binding-like beta-propeller repeat protein, producing MPRTTLLAALLIAALLTSTSLLEAGPFRLVMQGNNKLAIVDDKGDIEWEMPWGGIHDIHVLKSGNIMVQQGAAKVAEIDPVKKKVVWSYDSAKSNGNEGKRIEVHAFQPLDDGSVMIAESGAGRIIEVDRDGKLLKEVPLKLDNPHPHSDTRLVRKLANGNYLVAHENDGHIREYDGKSGKVVWDYEVPMFDQEPRGGHGPEAFGNKAFAAVRLKNGNTLIATGNGHSVIEVTPAKEIVWKIGQNDLPGITLAWVTTLEVLPNGHYVIGNCHAGPDNPLLIEVDPKSKKVVWQFDQFDVFGNSAPNSQLLNVDGDVRR from the coding sequence ATGCCGCGAACGACGCTTCTTGCTGCCCTGTTAATCGCTGCACTCTTGACTTCCACTTCGCTTCTTGAAGCAGGCCCATTTCGCCTGGTCATGCAGGGAAACAACAAACTTGCCATCGTCGACGACAAGGGGGACATCGAGTGGGAGATGCCTTGGGGTGGGATACATGATATTCACGTGCTGAAGAGCGGTAATATCATGGTCCAGCAAGGGGCCGCGAAAGTTGCTGAGATTGATCCTGTTAAAAAGAAGGTGGTTTGGTCTTACGATTCCGCCAAGAGCAACGGCAACGAAGGGAAGCGTATTGAAGTCCACGCGTTTCAACCGCTAGATGATGGTAGTGTCATGATCGCCGAGTCAGGTGCCGGCCGCATTATCGAAGTCGACCGAGATGGCAAACTGCTGAAGGAAGTTCCTCTGAAGCTGGACAACCCGCATCCGCATTCCGATACACGCCTGGTCCGAAAACTGGCCAACGGTAACTATCTGGTTGCCCACGAAAACGACGGCCACATCCGCGAGTATGACGGCAAGTCAGGCAAGGTAGTTTGGGACTACGAGGTCCCCATGTTCGATCAGGAGCCACGCGGAGGTCACGGCCCCGAGGCTTTTGGCAATAAGGCTTTCGCTGCCGTTCGACTGAAGAATGGAAACACGCTGATTGCAACGGGCAATGGACATAGCGTAATTGAAGTGACGCCTGCCAAGGAAATCGTCTGGAAGATCGGCCAGAACGATCTGCCAGGCATCACACTAGCCTGGGTCACAACGCTAGAAGTCTTGCCCAACGGCCACTACGTGATCGGCAACTGCCATGCTGGTCCTGACAACCCCCTGCTGATCGAAGTCGATCCGAAGTCGAAGAAGGTCGTTTGGCAATTCGACCAATTCGACGTCTTCGGCAATTCGGCACCTAACTCTCAACTGCTGAATGTCGATGGGGACGTGCGTCGCTAA
- a CDS encoding CheR family methyltransferase, producing MVHAESTGEPDDGRTSGRARQALSVIGIGASAGGLEALKKFFAALTQAQGMAFVVVQHLMPDHDSLLPEILSKHTDLKVVSVEQGQTIENGFVYVAPPGQDVGIHSGEFQVTPSAESRGWRHPIDYFFRSLARDQRQDAVGIILSGNGSDGTLGIREIKECGGMVMVQHPHEAGQDSMPLNAMETGQADYVQPVAQLAKSLESYVDHNSVFDDSTIDPAQFLAELEEIQHLLHFHAEYDFRNYKHTTLLRRVQRRMGLAGVSDIREYVHRLKDRPEEVEALAQDLLICVTQFLRNPEVWEKLSELVFPKLVENRSSDDPIRVWIPGCATGEEAYTMAMLLSDAIGEKRDTRIQIFATDISNHALKTARAAVYPETIAADIKPEWARKYFTREGDTYRVSKSIREMVVFAAHDLKGDPSFFRLDLISCRNLLIYLEPEAQANILRKFHFALNPEGFLLLGNSETAGRYDQGFEPVDAHARIFQRSTDTGTSDFVLPSRHTPKRVAPRRPTFRRPQPPSLRELAAEMFWKSTGAVVLILNEKLQPIFVGGSGDRFLKIPEGEQRYTVYELVRSGLHLKLRAAIGRLDSASDASFDRAKLSQADGSTLDVRGYVRKMIEPESQQRLIFIKLEEGEPAKTPALSSASNPLSDPASPATTDSLEDVVKTLERELMESREELSHTIEQLEQANEELRASHEEAMSVNEELQSGTEELEASREELQSLNEELTTLNVQLEDKLAELESTNNDLDNLISSTRIAVVFLDTEFRVRNFTPEAIDLFSLIRSDIGRPISDLAHKFTDGSFLDDAREVLKSLTLVEREVEAEEGKVFVRRLLPYRTHDNRIEGVVATFQDITQLKETQELLHLQRTQLSLVADAMPVLLAYVDKEHRYQFANASYEKWFGISIKDVIGKPVWEVVGEKAYEVARNKIEKVLAGERVAWDGELPYRHGPSRFVHVEYIPHFDTHGVVVGYYALIQDISKRYEAEQLLHESEARFRNLADNIAQLAWTCDTLGDVTWYNRRWYEFTGQTFENAKDRGWADVHHPDHIQRVKDKIADCAERETIWEDTFPLRRHDGVYRWFLSRAVPIRDKKGRVIRWFGTNTDITEQMELEHALKEADRRKDEFLAMLAHELRNPLAPIRSGIDLLMMDPRSPQEPLEVMEEQVRHLVRLVDDLLDVSRITRGKVELRKENVQLQKVIQKALLAITPYAEQKGITFSADILQEPTWLKADPVRLAQIFENLLINGVKYTEEGGHIHVGVALNGNSVEVSFKDNGIGIDPELMPRVFELFTQSSRSFDREPGGLGIGLTIVKSLVELHRGTVEVRSDGVGQGSEFIVQLPILKKMPAEFAEVKTYQDAGNQRILVVDDNKSARHLLSRLLAALANHDIESAASGREALTKIGELNPSVVMLDIGLPEMDGYEVARRIRSVDPDNRILLVAVTGYGQSEDRLQSEAAGFDVHLVKPVGIDDLRRVMTHAKLQREE from the coding sequence ATGGTACATGCAGAATCGACCGGTGAACCGGACGACGGTCGAACTTCCGGCAGAGCGCGACAAGCTCTTTCGGTCATTGGGATTGGTGCGTCTGCGGGAGGTCTTGAGGCGCTTAAGAAGTTCTTTGCCGCTCTGACCCAGGCCCAGGGAATGGCTTTTGTCGTGGTACAGCACCTGATGCCAGATCACGACAGTCTCTTGCCGGAAATCCTCTCCAAACATACGGACTTGAAAGTCGTTTCGGTTGAGCAAGGCCAAACGATCGAGAATGGTTTCGTCTATGTGGCTCCTCCGGGGCAAGATGTCGGGATCCATTCTGGTGAGTTTCAAGTCACTCCATCCGCTGAATCTCGCGGCTGGCGGCACCCGATTGATTACTTCTTTCGTAGCCTGGCCCGAGATCAGCGCCAGGATGCCGTTGGGATTATTCTCTCAGGCAACGGCAGTGACGGAACTCTCGGTATCCGCGAGATCAAAGAGTGTGGCGGCATGGTCATGGTGCAGCATCCGCACGAGGCTGGCCAAGATTCCATGCCACTTAATGCCATGGAAACGGGGCAGGCCGACTATGTTCAACCAGTGGCGCAGTTGGCCAAGTCGCTGGAAAGCTATGTCGATCACAACTCGGTCTTCGATGATTCGACGATCGACCCAGCACAGTTTCTGGCGGAACTGGAAGAAATCCAGCACTTGCTCCACTTTCATGCCGAGTACGACTTTCGCAATTACAAACACACGACGCTGTTGCGACGTGTCCAGCGTCGAATGGGCTTGGCTGGCGTCTCTGATATCCGCGAATATGTCCATCGGTTGAAAGACCGGCCTGAGGAGGTCGAAGCGCTTGCCCAGGACTTGCTCATCTGTGTGACACAATTCCTGCGGAATCCAGAGGTTTGGGAAAAGTTATCCGAACTTGTTTTTCCGAAGCTTGTTGAAAACCGAAGTTCTGACGATCCAATTCGTGTTTGGATTCCAGGCTGTGCAACAGGTGAAGAAGCTTACACGATGGCGATGCTCCTTTCCGACGCCATTGGCGAGAAGCGTGACACTCGGATTCAGATTTTCGCTACCGATATCAGCAATCACGCGTTGAAGACGGCGCGGGCGGCCGTTTATCCGGAAACGATCGCGGCGGATATCAAGCCCGAATGGGCACGCAAGTATTTCACGCGCGAGGGGGACACATATCGTGTTTCCAAATCGATTCGCGAAATGGTTGTTTTCGCCGCCCATGACCTTAAAGGGGATCCTTCTTTTTTTCGGCTCGATTTGATCAGTTGCCGAAATTTGCTGATTTACCTCGAGCCGGAAGCCCAGGCTAACATCCTGAGAAAGTTTCATTTTGCCCTCAATCCGGAAGGCTTTCTGCTGCTGGGCAATTCCGAAACGGCCGGACGTTACGATCAAGGTTTTGAGCCGGTCGATGCGCATGCTCGGATCTTCCAACGCTCGACAGATACTGGCACGAGCGATTTCGTGCTTCCTTCCCGGCATACACCCAAGCGGGTTGCACCGCGACGGCCGACTTTCCGGCGTCCCCAGCCACCGAGCTTACGAGAGTTGGCTGCGGAAATGTTCTGGAAGTCGACCGGTGCCGTCGTGCTGATTCTTAACGAGAAGTTGCAACCGATTTTCGTTGGGGGAAGTGGCGATCGCTTCTTGAAGATTCCTGAAGGCGAACAGCGTTACACCGTGTATGAACTTGTCCGATCTGGCTTGCATTTGAAACTGCGAGCAGCGATTGGTCGCCTCGATTCCGCGTCAGATGCTTCATTCGACCGGGCGAAGCTAAGTCAGGCGGATGGCTCGACACTGGATGTTCGTGGGTACGTTCGCAAAATGATCGAACCGGAAAGTCAACAGCGGCTCATTTTCATAAAGCTAGAAGAAGGTGAGCCTGCGAAGACTCCGGCGTTGTCGAGTGCGTCGAATCCCTTGAGCGATCCCGCTTCTCCGGCAACGACCGATTCGCTGGAAGATGTGGTGAAGACGCTCGAACGCGAACTCATGGAGTCACGCGAAGAGTTGAGCCACACGATCGAGCAACTCGAGCAAGCCAACGAAGAGTTGCGAGCATCGCATGAAGAGGCGATGAGCGTCAACGAAGAGTTGCAATCTGGAACGGAGGAGTTAGAGGCCTCGCGCGAAGAGCTACAGTCTCTTAACGAGGAACTGACGACACTTAATGTCCAATTGGAAGATAAATTAGCCGAGCTGGAATCGACCAATAACGACCTCGACAACTTGATATCGAGCACGAGAATCGCGGTGGTCTTCCTGGATACCGAATTCCGTGTGCGTAATTTTACGCCGGAAGCGATCGACCTATTCAGTTTGATTCGTTCGGATATCGGTCGGCCGATTAGTGATTTGGCGCACAAGTTTACCGACGGTTCTTTCCTGGACGACGCTCGGGAAGTGCTGAAATCGTTGACGTTGGTCGAACGCGAGGTTGAAGCAGAAGAAGGGAAGGTATTCGTTCGCCGCTTACTGCCGTATCGCACGCATGACAATCGGATTGAAGGGGTCGTGGCGACATTCCAGGACATCACGCAACTCAAGGAAACACAAGAGTTGCTGCATCTCCAGCGAACACAGCTCTCGCTGGTCGCGGACGCCATGCCTGTGCTTTTGGCTTATGTTGACAAAGAACACCGGTATCAGTTCGCCAATGCCAGCTATGAAAAATGGTTTGGCATCTCTATCAAAGATGTTATCGGAAAGCCCGTTTGGGAAGTTGTGGGCGAAAAGGCCTATGAAGTTGCTCGAAATAAGATCGAGAAGGTTCTCGCCGGAGAAAGAGTGGCCTGGGATGGCGAACTTCCTTATCGACACGGGCCGTCACGATTCGTTCACGTGGAATACATTCCGCACTTCGATACGCATGGTGTGGTCGTCGGGTACTATGCCTTGATTCAGGATATCTCGAAACGCTACGAGGCCGAGCAATTGCTTCACGAGAGTGAAGCACGCTTCCGTAATCTTGCGGATAACATCGCGCAGCTGGCATGGACATGCGATACGCTGGGAGACGTGACTTGGTACAACCGTCGTTGGTACGAGTTCACTGGTCAGACGTTCGAGAACGCCAAGGATCGAGGCTGGGCTGATGTGCACCATCCAGATCATATTCAACGTGTCAAAGACAAGATCGCCGACTGTGCGGAACGAGAGACCATATGGGAAGACACCTTCCCGCTTCGCCGCCACGATGGTGTTTACCGTTGGTTCCTCTCACGCGCGGTCCCGATTCGTGACAAGAAAGGCCGTGTCATTCGCTGGTTCGGTACCAACACCGATATCACCGAACAGATGGAGCTAGAGCATGCTCTGAAAGAAGCAGATCGCCGTAAAGATGAATTCTTGGCAATGTTGGCTCATGAACTCCGCAATCCGCTGGCCCCGATCCGTAGTGGTATCGACCTGTTGATGATGGATCCGCGGAGTCCCCAAGAACCACTTGAGGTCATGGAAGAGCAGGTACGTCACCTGGTCCGTTTGGTCGACGACTTGCTGGATGTCTCTCGTATTACTCGCGGGAAGGTCGAACTGCGGAAAGAGAATGTGCAATTACAGAAAGTCATTCAAAAAGCCCTTTTGGCAATCACGCCGTATGCAGAGCAGAAAGGAATTACCTTCTCGGCCGATATCCTCCAAGAGCCCACTTGGCTGAAAGCAGACCCTGTACGGTTAGCTCAGATCTTCGAGAACCTGTTGATCAACGGTGTGAAGTATACGGAAGAAGGTGGCCATATCCACGTTGGCGTCGCCTTAAACGGTAATTCTGTTGAGGTTTCCTTCAAGGACAACGGAATCGGGATTGATCCAGAACTCATGCCGCGCGTATTCGAGTTGTTTACGCAATCGTCGCGTTCGTTCGATCGAGAGCCAGGCGGGCTGGGTATCGGGTTGACGATCGTCAAGAGCCTGGTGGAATTGCACCGAGGAACTGTGGAAGTCAGAAGCGACGGAGTAGGGCAGGGAAGCGAGTTTATCGTTCAACTGCCAATTCTTAAAAAGATGCCTGCTGAATTTGCCGAGGTAAAGACGTACCAGGACGCTGGGAATCAACGGATCCTGGTTGTTGATGACAATAAGAGTGCCCGGCATCTATTGTCTCGACTCCTTGCCGCTTTAGCCAATCACGATATCGAATCCGCTGCCAGCGGTCGAGAGGCGCTTACCAAGATCGGCGAGCTTAATCCCAGCGTCGTGATGCTGGACATCGGTCTTCCCGAAATGGATGGATACGAAGTGGCGCGACGTATCCGAAGTGTCGATCCAGATAATCGAATTCTATTGGTGGCCGTTACAGGCTATGGGCAAAGCGAAGATCGACTGCAATCGGAAGCGGCGGGCTTCGATGTACATCTGGTCAAACCAGTCGGTATCGACGACCTGCGTAGGGTGATGACCCATGCGAAGTTGCAAAGAGAAGAGTAA
- a CDS encoding serine/threonine protein kinase translates to MNETNATHPTQAELESFFHGTLAEPDRQRIEDHIGQCDTCCDVLRTIPHDPLVERIHAATSSIDDGLTPVGSPTPSFQDEDAGTVPTALLDHPRYRIIRQLGQGGMGIVYQAEHKLMERPVALKVISSRLMKNELAVERFHQEVKAAAKLSHRNIVAAYDAEQAGDMHFLVMEYIDGISLDQLVARRKPLPVLHACNYVMQAAQGLQHAYERGTVHRDIKPHNLMRTSRGTIKILDFGLARFATQSEQSPDDPGLTADFTALGTPDYMAPEQARDSKRADIRADLYSLGCTLYFLLAGHAPFPEGTAFEKVLGHCERQPRPLSDIRDDIPPQVIAIVEKLMAKSPDDRYQTPAEVVEALKPYGHPDSAYANDTAATQPSIPNSMLSVPKVEPSPDRPSQRSSSQRPAKVSPFSMWVRKNRLLIGGGGAVLGAIVALLVLGNFGKDDASDPSRSDLAELTVQERTTAPATTDSWVNLISLSDPPANTVAGNWEVTSTGELHADATPGARIMLSFLPPREYDFEVQFTRNSGTQSIALHFLDGEGTATFDLDGWSENLGGIQNIDGENIRTNPTRVDNVVLENGRRYSAEIRVRRDQVQAFLDGQLLSTYEGDGSNLTLLELWTLPEKSLGLGAYDSDTTFHQVRLRPVSN, encoded by the coding sequence ATGAACGAGACTAACGCGACGCATCCCACGCAAGCAGAGCTCGAATCGTTCTTCCACGGCACTCTCGCCGAGCCAGATCGCCAGCGTATCGAAGACCACATCGGACAGTGCGATACATGCTGCGATGTTTTACGTACAATTCCGCACGATCCGCTAGTCGAACGAATCCACGCCGCCACCAGCAGTATTGATGATGGCCTTACCCCGGTCGGCAGCCCTACGCCGTCTTTCCAAGATGAAGACGCCGGGACGGTACCTACCGCACTGTTAGACCATCCGCGATACCGAATCATTCGGCAACTCGGCCAAGGGGGAATGGGTATCGTTTATCAGGCCGAGCACAAGCTGATGGAACGCCCGGTCGCTCTGAAGGTAATCAGTTCGCGGTTAATGAAGAACGAACTCGCCGTCGAGCGTTTTCATCAGGAAGTCAAAGCAGCTGCCAAGCTGTCTCATCGCAATATCGTCGCCGCCTACGATGCCGAACAGGCAGGCGACATGCACTTCCTTGTAATGGAGTACATCGACGGAATTAGTCTCGATCAATTGGTAGCGCGTCGAAAGCCGTTACCGGTGCTTCACGCGTGTAACTACGTCATGCAGGCCGCTCAAGGGCTGCAACATGCCTACGAGCGGGGCACCGTTCATCGAGATATCAAACCGCACAACCTGATGCGGACGTCGCGTGGGACCATCAAGATTCTCGATTTCGGCCTGGCGCGTTTTGCGACTCAGTCCGAGCAATCGCCTGACGACCCGGGACTGACGGCCGACTTCACCGCGTTGGGCACGCCAGACTATATGGCACCAGAACAAGCCCGAGATTCCAAACGCGCAGACATTCGAGCCGACCTCTACAGTCTGGGGTGCACGCTCTATTTCCTACTGGCCGGCCATGCTCCCTTTCCCGAAGGAACAGCGTTCGAGAAAGTCCTCGGGCACTGCGAACGCCAGCCGCGGCCTCTGTCGGACATTCGTGACGATATCCCACCGCAGGTCATTGCCATCGTCGAAAAACTAATGGCCAAGTCACCCGATGATCGTTATCAAACCCCAGCAGAGGTCGTCGAGGCCCTCAAGCCATACGGACATCCCGACTCGGCCTATGCCAACGACACGGCAGCGACTCAGCCAAGTATTCCCAACTCGATGCTCTCAGTGCCCAAGGTAGAGCCGAGCCCAGATCGTCCGTCGCAGCGTTCCTCATCCCAACGCCCAGCGAAGGTCAGCCCATTTTCGATGTGGGTTCGTAAGAACCGCCTATTGATCGGGGGAGGAGGCGCAGTTCTAGGAGCGATTGTCGCTTTGCTGGTACTGGGAAACTTCGGAAAAGATGACGCCTCCGATCCATCCAGGTCGGATCTCGCTGAGTTGACGGTACAGGAACGAACGACTGCTCCTGCAACAACAGATAGCTGGGTCAATTTGATCTCTCTGAGCGATCCTCCCGCGAATACCGTAGCCGGCAATTGGGAAGTGACCTCCACAGGGGAACTCCATGCCGACGCGACTCCTGGTGCGCGGATTATGCTGTCGTTTCTGCCTCCCCGCGAGTATGACTTTGAAGTTCAATTTACGCGGAATAGCGGTACGCAATCGATCGCTTTGCATTTCCTTGATGGAGAAGGAACGGCAACATTCGATCTTGATGGGTGGAGCGAGAACCTGGGGGGCATTCAAAACATTGATGGCGAAAACATTCGCACCAATCCCACGCGTGTCGACAACGTTGTTCTGGAAAATGGTCGTCGTTATTCCGCCGAAATCCGCGTACGCCGCGACCAGGTCCAAGCTTTTCTGGATGGCCAGTTGCTGTCGACCTACGAAGGGGATGGCTCAAATCTGACGCTGCTCGAGCTGTGGACGCTGCCCGAAAAGTCTTTAGGGCTAGGGGCTTACGACAGCGACACGACCTTTCATCAAGTGCGTTTGCGGCCTGTTTCTAACTGA